One genomic segment of Vespa velutina chromosome 10, iVesVel2.1, whole genome shotgun sequence includes these proteins:
- the LOC124952688 gene encoding coiled-coil domain-containing protein 112-like yields the protein MSTQNENDENVEEKRSNLNLRKIQKSKCFKSFVQLKHQEDVLEKGLVNLINNMKLDGDVIKNLSKEEKELSAKRENVLSILCKTVFDINDDVKKVKMIISDPEEIQQLDINKFKSKLIEISKKLNDFKKTCPLQTLSDDGNKLDSDLKEFSSRLHKYNTVNKTIKSSIIDLSSFDKDKKKNHEDYEEIEDFHALIVKTGYTQHWSDEDHLFFLKMRKKYKNVPALVNAIKTKCPDMSIEKIINHETWYKLYLELRERQRLKINEWRKRKELNKMKKLQNVKTIDKKNQRSEMSTGHLEKNMINDKDERSDAIINENINKKELIKKWKLERENKRIMEEEQSKLRLESKRVLDEKRARIRMEAIRENLRDYRNKKSMDEFLDNTKKDIKGTKEYDPTLIKEFRKQDEEYIRKRRILISRTDKIQQNKFTISRKYKLNKYPSTLCEPTKAWQEKCKIEDFKKKNSQEVRYIKDIPKLYTRWRNEESIDLQNYFAL from the exons ATGAGTACGCAAAATGAAAACGATGAGAAcgtagaagagaagagatctAACTTGAATTTAAGAAAGATTCAAAAATCGAAATGTTTTAAGAGTTTTGTGCAATTAAAACATCAGGAAGACGTTTTAGAAAAAGGACTtgtcaatttaataaataatatgaaactcGACGGTGAcgttatcaaaaatttatctaaagaagaaaaggaactgTCCGCTAAGAG AGAAAATGTATTATCAATTCTATGTAAAACGGTTTTCGATATCAATGACGAtgtgaaaaaagtaaaaatgatcATATCCGATCCTGAAGAAATTCAACAACTAG atataaacaaatttaaatctaaattgatcgaaatttcaaaaaaattgaacGATTTTAAAAAAACTTGCCCTCTTCAAACATTGTCAGATGATGGAAATAAATTGGATTCCGATCTAAAAGAATTTTCATCGcgtttacataaatataatacagtgAATAAGACGATAAAATCATCAATCATAGATTTATCGTCATTTGacaaggataagaaaaaaaatcacgagGATTACGAAGAGATCGAAGATTTCCATGCGTTGATTGTTAAAACCG GTTATACGCAACATTGGAGCGACGAGGatcatttgttctttttaaagatgagaaaaaaatataaaaacgtgcCTGCATTAGTTAACGCCATTAAAACGAAATGTCCAGATATgtcgatagaaaaaataataaatcacgaAACTTGGTACAAATTATATCTTGAACTACGTGAAAGACAGAGATTAAAGATAAACGAATGGCGAAAGCGTAAGgaattgaataaaatgaaaaaattacaaaacgtAAAAACTATCGACAAGAAAAATCAACGATCTGAAATGTCGACGGgtcatttagaaaaaaatatgattaatgaTAAAGATGAGAGATCCGACGcaattatcaatgaaaatattaataagaaggaattgattaaaaagtggaaattagaaagagaaaacaaacggATTATGGAGGAGGAACAATCGAAATTGCGATTAGAATCCAAACGGGTCTTGGATGAGAAACGTGCACGAATTAGAATGGAAGCAATACGGGAAAATTTGCGAGATTAtaggaataaaaaatcaatggaCGAATTTTTGGATAATacgaaaaaggatataaaaggTACGAAAGAATATGATCCCACGTTGATCAAAGAATTTAG aaaacagGATGAGgaatatattcgaaaaagaaggatattaATTTCGCGTACGGACAAAAttcaacaaaataaatttacgatctcgcgaaaatataaattaaataaatatccttCGACATTGTGCGAACCTACAAAAGCATGgcaagaaaaatgtaaaattgaggatttcaaaaagaaaaatagtcaAGAAGTACGATACATTAAGGATATACCAAAATT ATATACACGATGGAGAAACGAAGAGTCTAtagatttacaaaattattttgcatTGTGA